From Candidatus Pedobacter colombiensis, one genomic window encodes:
- a CDS encoding HlyD family efflux transporter periplasmic adaptor subunit, translated as MSLFTYSSEAISSTALVYRSKINRTTQIIYLVTVLTILLTIAALPFIKIPISVKSNGLLQSSIEKTELTVPVNGRLIKLQLTDNKKVKQGETLMIIDAALAKQQGSIVQNRQSQTAAFLQDIRTLLVYINRNGFSYPPLQTGQYTASWQQFAQELENARIAKNQAENTYSRYNKLFQNKAITESEYERYKFEFEQSQSAYKMIINRYKTQWQTEANTLRTELQQLSGQQVELNEQKKQYTLKAPIDGSIQNLTGLQVGAYVFANQKIGEISPNAAITAFCYVKPADIGLLKKGQDVRFQVDAFNYNQWGLATGKVLDISDDIIVINDQPVFKVKCGLTKGYLELKTGYKGYLKKGMTFTARFTVAKRSLYQLLYDKVDDWVNPNVSGKI; from the coding sequence ATGTCCCTATTCACTTATTCTTCAGAAGCCATTTCCAGTACCGCCCTTGTTTACCGATCCAAAATAAATAGGACTACCCAAATTATTTACCTGGTAACCGTACTCACTATCCTGCTTACCATTGCAGCCCTACCTTTTATTAAAATACCCATTAGTGTAAAGAGCAACGGATTGCTCCAATCATCCATTGAAAAAACAGAACTTACCGTACCGGTGAATGGCCGTTTGATAAAACTGCAATTAACAGATAACAAAAAAGTTAAACAGGGAGAAACCCTGATGATCATAGATGCTGCATTAGCCAAACAACAAGGCAGCATCGTACAAAATCGGCAGAGTCAAACCGCTGCCTTTTTACAAGACATACGCACATTGCTTGTATACATCAATCGCAATGGTTTTAGCTATCCACCACTGCAAACCGGACAATACACCGCTTCATGGCAGCAATTTGCACAGGAACTGGAAAATGCCCGCATCGCTAAAAACCAGGCAGAAAACACTTACAGCCGTTACAATAAACTCTTCCAGAATAAGGCAATTACAGAATCAGAGTACGAACGCTATAAGTTCGAATTTGAACAGTCGCAATCTGCCTATAAAATGATCATCAACCGCTACAAGACGCAATGGCAAACCGAGGCCAATACCCTTCGCACCGAACTGCAGCAGCTCAGTGGACAACAGGTTGAATTAAACGAGCAAAAAAAACAGTATACCTTAAAAGCCCCAATTGATGGTTCTATACAAAACTTAACCGGACTTCAGGTGGGGGCTTATGTTTTTGCTAATCAAAAGATAGGTGAAATATCACCAAACGCTGCGATAACCGCATTCTGTTATGTTAAACCGGCCGACATAGGGCTCCTCAAAAAAGGGCAGGATGTCCGTTTTCAGGTTGATGCTTTTAACTACAACCAATGGGGACTGGCAACAGGCAAGGTACTCGATATTTCGGACGACATCATTGTCATCAACGATCAACCTGTATTTAAAGTAAAATGCGGTTTAACAAAAGGCTATCTGGAATTAAAAACAGGCTACAAAGGGTACTTAAAAAAAGGTATGACCTTTACCGCCCGTTTTACCGTTGCCAAACGCAGTTTATACCAATTGCTGTATGATAAAGTAGATGACTGGGTAAATCCTAATGTAAGCGGAAAGATATAA
- a CDS encoding peptidase domain-containing ABC transporter, which produces MSIKVKQRDITDCGAACLASVASHYKLNLPVARIRQLAGTDKKGTTILGLVEAAQKLGFEAKGVKSPFESLFKIPTPAIAHVIIDQILQHYVVIYKVNRKFIQLMDPIDGLMHRKTHEEFKKEWTGTLLLLLPTEGFEPANAKISVHTRFWNLIKPHKSILIQALFGAIVYTILGLSTSIFVQKLVDFVLVDGNRNLLNLMSMSMVIILTVQLFIGTAKTIFTLKTGQMIDAQLILGYYKHLLKLPQQFFDTMRVGEIISRINDAVKIRTFLNDVSINFLVNIFIVFFSFIVMFTYYWKLALLMLTVVPVYFLVYTVTNKLNKKAQRKLMEDSAELESQLVESLNAIGTIKRFGLEDHANEKTETRFVKLLQTGFTSNINSVFSATSSELISRLLTIVLLWVGAGFVLDNNITPGELLSFYTLIGYFTGPVSSLIGMNKTVQDAVIAADRLFEIMDLERENDENQIELTTDKIGNIHFEHVSFRYGTRAPVFEDLNLTIPRGKFTAIVGESGSGKSTLMAILQNIYPIQKGNISIGKYDLKYIQMASLRRAVSVVPQKIDLFAGNVIDNIAIGDYEPDMQRILDIAEQLGIIDFIETLPQGFQTYLGENGTALSGGQRQRIAIARALYRKPEILILDEATSSLDSASEQYVQKAIELLKANHKTVIVIAHRMSTLHHADKIIVLDKGQVLEQGTHNELLFNVNSAYTNLWKLQMPELLTRQ; this is translated from the coding sequence ATGAGCATTAAAGTAAAACAGCGTGACATTACAGATTGCGGAGCTGCATGTCTGGCTTCCGTTGCCAGCCACTATAAATTAAACCTACCTGTTGCCCGTATCAGACAGCTGGCAGGCACCGATAAAAAAGGCACTACCATATTAGGTCTTGTAGAAGCTGCCCAAAAATTAGGCTTTGAAGCTAAAGGTGTTAAAAGCCCATTCGAAAGCCTGTTTAAGATACCTACCCCAGCCATAGCCCATGTCATTATAGACCAGATTTTACAACACTATGTGGTCATTTACAAAGTTAACCGTAAGTTTATCCAGCTTATGGACCCCATTGATGGGCTAATGCATCGTAAAACCCACGAAGAGTTCAAGAAAGAATGGACCGGTACCTTGCTACTCCTATTACCGACAGAGGGCTTTGAACCGGCAAACGCAAAAATCTCCGTTCATACTCGTTTCTGGAATCTCATAAAACCACATAAAAGCATCTTAATTCAAGCCTTGTTTGGGGCAATTGTATATACCATTTTAGGTTTATCCACCTCCATTTTTGTACAAAAACTAGTCGACTTTGTATTGGTAGATGGGAACAGGAATTTACTTAACCTCATGAGTATGTCCATGGTAATTATCCTGACTGTACAGCTCTTTATTGGTACAGCAAAAACCATTTTCACATTAAAAACAGGGCAAATGATAGATGCCCAGCTCATATTAGGTTATTATAAACACCTGCTCAAACTGCCTCAGCAATTTTTCGACACCATGCGTGTCGGCGAAATTATTTCAAGAATTAATGATGCCGTAAAGATCAGAACATTCTTAAATGACGTAAGCATTAACTTCCTCGTCAACATTTTCATCGTCTTCTTCTCATTTATCGTCATGTTTACCTATTACTGGAAACTTGCCTTACTGATGCTTACCGTTGTACCTGTTTATTTTTTGGTTTACACGGTAACCAACAAGCTGAACAAAAAAGCACAGCGAAAACTAATGGAAGACTCGGCCGAGCTGGAATCACAGCTCGTTGAAAGCCTAAATGCCATAGGTACAATTAAACGCTTTGGATTAGAAGACCATGCAAATGAAAAAACCGAAACCAGATTTGTAAAACTATTACAAACCGGCTTTACGTCCAACATAAACTCCGTATTCTCTGCTACATCATCAGAGTTAATTTCAAGACTACTTACCATAGTTCTACTTTGGGTTGGCGCCGGTTTTGTGCTCGACAATAATATTACTCCCGGTGAGTTATTATCGTTTTATACCCTTATTGGTTATTTTACCGGACCGGTATCCTCCTTAATAGGCATGAACAAAACCGTACAGGATGCAGTTATCGCTGCCGACCGGCTTTTCGAAATCATGGACCTGGAACGTGAGAACGATGAAAATCAGATTGAACTCACAACTGACAAGATTGGCAATATACATTTTGAGCATGTTTCCTTCCGTTATGGAACCAGAGCTCCTGTATTTGAAGATTTAAACCTAACTATCCCCCGAGGAAAATTCACCGCAATTGTTGGTGAAAGTGGGTCTGGAAAATCAACACTGATGGCCATTCTCCAAAACATTTACCCAATACAAAAGGGCAATATAAGCATCGGTAAATACGATTTAAAGTACATCCAAATGGCCTCCCTCCGTCGCGCTGTATCTGTTGTACCCCAGAAAATTGATTTATTTGCCGGCAATGTTATCGACAACATTGCCATTGGAGATTATGAACCGGATATGCAGCGAATCTTAGATATAGCAGAGCAGCTTGGCATCATCGATTTTATAGAAACCTTACCTCAAGGATTTCAAACCTACCTTGGCGAGAATGGAACTGCACTTTCCGGAGGACAAAGGCAACGTATTGCCATTGCACGGGCGCTATACCGCAAACCAGAGATCCTTATTCTTGATGAGGCAACCTCTTCACTGGATTCTGCCTCCGAACAGTACGTACAAAAAGCAATCGAGCTTTTAAAAGCCAATCATAAAACGGTGATTGTAATTGCGCACCGTATGAGCACTTTGCATCATGCCGATAAGATAATTGTGTTGGATAAGGGCCAGGTATTAGAACAAGGGACGCACAATGAATTGTTATTCAATGTAAATTCAGCCTATACTAATTTATGGAAACTGCAAATGCCGGAATTACTAACCAGGCAGTAA
- a CDS encoding SRPBCC domain-containing protein, protein MKNDPFVIERTFSAPPDKVWEALTDTKKMKQWYFNIEAFKPEVGFKFQFLAGSEKKQYLHICKVTEIEEGKKLTYSWCYDNYPGQSWVKFELFEAGTNTRLKLTHSGLDSFPSKDDPNFARESFAAGWTQIIGTNLKNFVEQ, encoded by the coding sequence ATGAAAAACGATCCATTTGTAATAGAAAGAACCTTTAGTGCACCTCCGGACAAAGTATGGGAAGCCTTAACAGATACAAAAAAAATGAAGCAATGGTATTTTAACATTGAAGCATTTAAACCCGAAGTAGGCTTTAAATTCCAATTCCTCGCAGGCAGTGAAAAGAAGCAGTACTTGCACATATGCAAGGTTACTGAAATAGAAGAAGGTAAAAAGTTAACCTATTCCTGGTGCTATGATAATTATCCGGGACAGTCATGGGTTAAATTTGAGCTATTTGAAGCTGGTACAAACACCCGGTTAAAGCTAACACATAGCGGCTTAGATAGCTTCCCGAGCAAAGACGACCCAAATTTTGCCAGGGAAAGTTTTGCAGCCGGATGGACACAAATCATAGGCACTAACCTCAAAAATTTCGTAGAGCAATAA
- the obgE gene encoding GTPase ObgE — protein sequence MSQGSNFVDYVKICCRSGKGGAGSAHLHRDVRTATGGPDGGDGGRGGHIILRGNSQFWTLLHLKYRKHIIAPDGLPGSSGTSTGKSGKDEILDVPLGTIAKNAETGEVLFEITEDGETKILTAGGRGGLGNWHFKSPTLQTPRFAQPGEAGKEEWIVLELKVLADVGLVGFPNAGKSTLLSVLSAAKPEIADYPFTTLVPNLGIVSYRDSKSFVMADIPGIIEGASKGKGLGYRFLRHIERNSVLLFMVPADTHRSITEEYEILKSELKDYNSELMQKPHLLAITKSDMLDEELMAEMKKELPKNVPAIFISSVAQKGLVQLKDMLWEAINAHQD from the coding sequence ATGTCGCAAGGTTCGAATTTTGTAGATTATGTTAAAATATGCTGCCGTTCTGGTAAAGGGGGGGCAGGTTCTGCACATTTGCACCGTGATGTAAGAACGGCTACCGGAGGTCCGGATGGAGGTGATGGTGGGCGTGGTGGTCATATCATCCTTAGGGGTAATTCTCAGTTTTGGACATTACTCCATTTAAAATATCGCAAGCATATTATTGCTCCTGATGGTTTGCCTGGTTCTAGTGGAACATCAACAGGTAAATCAGGTAAAGATGAAATTCTTGATGTACCGTTGGGTACTATTGCTAAAAATGCAGAAACTGGGGAAGTGCTGTTTGAAATTACCGAAGATGGTGAAACAAAAATTTTAACAGCAGGTGGACGTGGTGGATTGGGGAACTGGCACTTTAAAAGCCCAACGCTGCAAACACCTCGTTTTGCTCAACCAGGTGAGGCGGGAAAAGAAGAGTGGATTGTGCTGGAACTTAAGGTACTTGCCGATGTGGGCTTAGTAGGCTTCCCTAATGCAGGTAAATCGACATTGCTGTCGGTGCTTTCTGCGGCTAAACCAGAAATTGCTGATTATCCTTTTACTACTTTGGTACCAAACCTGGGTATTGTATCGTACCGTGATAGTAAGTCGTTTGTAATGGCGGATATTCCGGGTATTATAGAAGGTGCATCTAAGGGTAAGGGATTGGGTTATCGTTTCCTACGTCATATTGAGCGTAACTCGGTATTGCTGTTTATGGTTCCCGCGGATACACACAGGAGCATAACGGAGGAATATGAGATCTTAAAATCTGAACTTAAAGATTATAATTCTGAATTGATGCAAAAGCCACATTTGCTGGCTATAACAAAATCTGATATGTTGGATGAGGAATTAATGGCGGAAATGAAAAAGGAACTTCCTAAAAATGTTCCGGCCATATTTATCTCATCTGTAGCCCAAAAGGGATTGGTACAGTTAAAAGATATGCTTTGGGAAGCTATAAATGCTCACCAGGATTAA
- a CDS encoding adenylate kinase: protein MLNFVLFGPPGAGKGTQSEKLIEKYQLIHISTGDLFRAHIKNQSPLGQRVSALIADGQLVPDEITIAMLEEEVDKNPQAKGFIFDGFPRTVPQAQALDEFLISKGSGIAGVIALDVDQDELTKRIAQRQLETGRVDDQADKLQKRIEEYFNKTIHVLPYYEAQNKLSKVNGIGKIDDIFADLSAVIDQY from the coding sequence ATGCTGAATTTTGTTCTCTTTGGCCCACCGGGTGCAGGCAAAGGCACCCAATCTGAAAAATTGATTGAAAAATATCAATTGATCCACATCTCAACAGGCGATCTTTTCAGGGCACATATTAAAAATCAATCGCCACTTGGACAGCGGGTGAGTGCTTTAATTGCTGATGGACAATTGGTCCCTGATGAAATTACCATCGCCATGCTGGAAGAGGAAGTGGATAAAAATCCGCAGGCCAAAGGATTTATATTTGATGGTTTTCCACGCACTGTGCCTCAGGCTCAGGCATTAGATGAGTTTTTAATAAGCAAAGGCAGTGGTATTGCTGGTGTGATTGCACTTGATGTTGATCAGGATGAACTGACTAAACGGATTGCTCAACGTCAGCTTGAGACGGGTCGTGTTGACGATCAGGCAGATAAACTGCAAAAACGCATAGAAGAATATTTTAACAAAACGATTCACGTTTTGCCTTATTACGAAGCACAAAACAAATTGAGCAAAGTAAATGGTATCGGTAAAATCGATGATATCTTTGCAGATTTAAGTGCAGTAATAGATCAGTACTAG
- a CDS encoding RNA polymerase sigma-70 factor — MSTHSKLSDYELTTLLKDGDRDAFTEIYDRYFLSLHAHAYKWMRNREETKDIIHELFLSLWEKRETLSFEPSLLSYLSAAVRNRIFNLLSHKRIESAYLTKLDHFTNEDNCITDHLIREKQLTEIIENEIAGMPGKMREVFQLSRKENLSHKAIAGQLNISELTVRKHVQHALKILRFKIGIFLMLSFFMSL, encoded by the coding sequence ATGTCAACACACAGTAAACTAAGTGATTACGAGTTAACCACCCTTTTAAAGGATGGTGATCGTGATGCTTTTACTGAAATTTATGACAGATATTTTTTGTCACTTCATGCCCATGCTTATAAATGGATGCGCAACAGAGAAGAAACCAAGGACATCATCCATGAGCTTTTTTTGTCCCTTTGGGAAAAACGGGAAACTTTATCTTTTGAGCCCAGCCTGCTCAGCTACCTCTCTGCCGCAGTAAGAAATCGTATCTTTAACCTCTTATCTCATAAACGCATTGAATCAGCTTACCTAACCAAGCTAGATCATTTTACCAATGAAGACAACTGCATTACAGATCACCTGATTAGGGAAAAGCAATTGACAGAGATCATTGAAAATGAAATTGCAGGTATGCCCGGAAAAATGCGTGAGGTTTTTCAGTTAAGCAGAAAAGAGAATTTAAGCCATAAGGCGATTGCAGGCCAGCTGAACATCTCCGAATTAACCGTCAGGAAACACGTTCAACATGCCTTAAAGATCTTGCGTTTCAAAATCGGCATCTTTCTGATGTTATCCTTTTTCATGAGCCTTTAA
- a CDS encoding FecR domain-containing protein produces the protein MEEKKAQALFQKYAAGNCTEAEKALLESWYLQHSPDAYPDMSIEERLEDKQQILAALQQTIAPAKRNMLWPKMAGVAAVIFALISFGLYTYLAKNKSIQHGTTIAKADVQPGGNKAVLTLANGQTINLSSDKKGIVIKAGELAYNDGTQIKTNELNAEIIERNTITTPVGGQYQIILQDGTKVWLNAASSLSYPTRFAGKERKVEITGEAYFEVAHNKAMPFKVMSKGQTIEVLGTHFNVMAYENEHAITTTLLEGSVKVSNNTASKYLTPGQQAQVTGQHIAIADHIDLEEVISWKNGYFKFNEDIKGIMNKIARWYDIDVVYKPGVDLNQTFSGEVSKSRNVSVLLKVMELTGNVNFKIEGRRIIVMP, from the coding sequence ATGGAAGAAAAAAAGGCACAAGCACTGTTTCAAAAATATGCAGCCGGTAATTGTACTGAAGCAGAAAAAGCGCTTCTGGAATCATGGTATCTTCAGCATAGCCCGGATGCCTACCCGGATATGAGTATTGAGGAGCGTTTAGAAGACAAGCAACAAATACTTGCTGCACTTCAACAAACCATTGCACCTGCAAAACGAAATATGCTCTGGCCAAAAATGGCGGGTGTAGCGGCTGTAATATTTGCGCTCATCAGCTTTGGACTGTATACTTACCTCGCTAAAAATAAGTCTATACAGCATGGCACAACGATAGCAAAGGCCGATGTGCAGCCAGGTGGCAATAAAGCGGTACTTACGCTCGCAAATGGCCAAACCATTAATTTAAGCAGTGATAAAAAAGGCATTGTCATTAAAGCCGGCGAACTGGCTTACAATGATGGGACACAAATTAAAACTAATGAGCTTAATGCTGAAATTATAGAACGTAATACCATCACTACCCCTGTAGGCGGACAATATCAAATCATTTTGCAGGATGGCACTAAAGTTTGGCTTAATGCAGCGTCATCATTAAGCTACCCTACCCGCTTTGCAGGTAAAGAAAGGAAAGTAGAAATAACGGGCGAAGCTTATTTTGAAGTCGCACACAATAAGGCCATGCCTTTTAAAGTGATGAGCAAAGGTCAAACCATAGAAGTACTAGGCACACACTTTAATGTCATGGCTTACGAAAATGAGCATGCCATAACAACAACCTTACTGGAAGGATCTGTAAAAGTGAGCAACAATACCGCTTCTAAATACCTTACTCCGGGGCAACAGGCTCAGGTAACCGGTCAGCACATTGCTATTGCCGACCATATAGACTTAGAAGAAGTCATTTCCTGGAAAAATGGGTATTTCAAGTTTAATGAAGACATTAAAGGCATCATGAATAAAATTGCCCGTTGGTATGATATAGATGTCGTATATAAACCGGGTGTAGATTTAAACCAAACTTTTTCGGGTGAAGTCTCCAAATCCAGAAATGTCTCTGTTTTGCTAAAAGTGATGGAACTAACCGGAAATGTAAACTTTAAAATTGAAGGAAGGAGGATCATCGTTATGCCATAA
- a CDS encoding SusC/RagA family TonB-linked outer membrane protein has product MIFYLNVKRGGSHSIIRKLIMRINLSIFFILLAMIQVSAKDAFAQKITLDRTNTSLNKVIKEIRTQSGYDFFYNNALIVKARPVSIHVKNVSLDEALQKCFANQTFTYRITDKMVIIMEKETKMPAQVAVVQEPITGKVVDTTGLPLPGATVRVKGSTKVTITDANGTFVLKDVKENSILEISYLGFTTREIKATANIGKIILQIAQSGLNEVVVTAMGISREKKALGYAVQEVKSEELTTRPTNALSAISGKVSGLQVISSGGNMGGSTRVLLRGINSITGNNQPLYVIDGTPIDNSDLNTSSTINGSAGKDVGNLIQDLNPDDIENISVLKGPSAAALYGSRAANGVILVTTKKGSKKEKFDITLNTGIDFENIVRLPKRQHLYGQGYANTFAKATINGKEYNIVDYAADESWGPKLDGTPVLHWYNLDPEYPADYLKPQPWIYPEHDVNYFFRTGIANTNNIAVSGSSGQTNYRLSYTNKNVRGTVPNSSLGRNAVNFSGSTQLGIVNVFSNLNYVKNNTLGRPWTGASNRNIMLEAFQWGGVQVDYKKLSEYKRPDGTPRPWNRTGYQNTATDKATRFIDNPYWSAYESYMEENRDRIYGNIGFTVDANTWLKLTGKVHADVYTSEYQDRIAVYSRSQSQYQDYTHHFNEFNYEFLASAKKNWADFSLSGNIGGNIRDQKRRISDGLTQGGLIIPQYYNLKNAPIVLNNNNFFHKQVYSLYGSFSAGWKGLLYLDGTLRNDWSSTLPVENNSFIYPSLTGSFVFSELAGLKKQEWLDFAKVRLGWAQVGNDTEPYQLLPVFEAQQAFNGTANYRLPITLNNPLLKPEITSSVETGINVQMFKNRLGFDVTYYNNNSRNQILPVPISAAFGYENKVLNAGKINNKGIEVTLNGTPIKSGNFEWNSTLNWSRNRNKVISLDEGVNTLELSGLLVSLVAQEGKPYGQIMGNDFVYAPDGQRVVQADGTYLKTSQQVALGSVLPNYLFGFQNTFNYKKMRLSFLIDGRMGGSFFSQTYKVGMYAGILDKTAANNIRETGIVVDGVKADVAFHPDGTYTVTNTRKNDTNISALAWARNEYNGPTTFSVFDASYIKLRELTLGYTFDLKKNSAIRSLGLTAYGRNLWNIYTKSKYIDPEFTNSGGNVQGIEGGNIPVPITYGLNVSVKF; this is encoded by the coding sequence ATGATTTTTTACCTAAACGTTAAACGTGGTGGAAGCCACAGTATTATACGAAAACTCATCATGCGGATCAACTTATCCATATTTTTCATCTTACTGGCCATGATTCAAGTATCGGCCAAAGATGCATTCGCACAAAAAATTACACTGGACAGGACTAATACCAGCTTAAATAAAGTGATAAAAGAGATCCGTACGCAAAGCGGATATGATTTCTTTTATAACAATGCACTTATTGTAAAGGCACGACCAGTATCCATTCATGTAAAAAATGTATCGCTCGACGAAGCGCTTCAAAAGTGTTTTGCAAATCAAACATTTACCTACCGGATTACCGACAAAATGGTAATCATTATGGAAAAAGAAACAAAAATGCCAGCGCAGGTAGCGGTTGTACAAGAGCCTATCACCGGAAAGGTGGTTGATACCACTGGACTGCCCCTACCTGGTGCTACAGTAAGAGTAAAAGGCAGCACCAAAGTTACCATAACAGATGCCAACGGTACATTTGTTTTAAAGGATGTGAAAGAAAATTCGATCCTTGAAATTTCCTATTTGGGTTTTACAACCCGGGAAATAAAAGCTACAGCCAACATCGGCAAGATTATTTTACAAATTGCACAATCAGGATTAAATGAAGTTGTTGTAACCGCCATGGGCATATCCAGAGAGAAAAAAGCACTGGGTTATGCAGTACAGGAAGTAAAATCTGAAGAGCTGACTACTCGTCCAACTAATGCTTTGAGTGCCATTTCTGGAAAAGTATCTGGTCTGCAAGTCATCTCCTCAGGGGGTAATATGGGTGGTTCGACACGTGTGTTACTGCGTGGTATCAATTCTATAACAGGCAATAACCAACCTTTGTATGTAATAGATGGCACACCGATAGATAACTCAGACCTTAACACTTCTTCTACCATAAACGGAAGTGCAGGTAAAGACGTAGGTAACCTGATACAGGATCTGAATCCCGATGATATAGAAAACATCTCAGTCCTAAAAGGCCCTTCTGCTGCTGCATTATATGGATCGAGAGCTGCAAATGGTGTAATTTTGGTCACCACTAAAAAAGGAAGTAAGAAAGAGAAATTCGACATTACCCTAAATACTGGAATTGATTTCGAGAACATTGTCCGTCTGCCTAAAAGACAGCATTTATATGGTCAAGGCTACGCCAACACCTTTGCTAAGGCCACAATTAACGGGAAAGAATATAATATTGTAGATTATGCTGCTGATGAGAGCTGGGGACCAAAATTGGATGGCACACCAGTATTGCATTGGTATAACCTGGACCCGGAATATCCAGCCGACTACCTAAAGCCCCAGCCATGGATTTATCCTGAGCATGATGTCAATTACTTTTTCCGGACAGGTATTGCCAATACGAATAACATTGCGGTTAGCGGATCTAGTGGTCAAACCAATTACCGTTTGTCCTATACCAATAAAAATGTTCGCGGTACAGTTCCAAATTCCAGTTTAGGACGTAATGCTGTAAACTTCTCAGGTTCTACACAGCTGGGCATTGTAAATGTATTCAGCAACCTGAACTATGTTAAAAACAACACGCTAGGCAGACCGTGGACAGGCGCTTCTAACCGGAACATTATGCTCGAAGCCTTCCAATGGGGCGGCGTACAGGTGGATTACAAAAAACTAAGCGAATACAAAAGACCTGACGGCACTCCGCGCCCATGGAACAGAACAGGATACCAGAATACAGCTACTGACAAAGCAACCCGATTTATCGACAACCCATATTGGTCTGCTTACGAAAGCTATATGGAGGAAAATCGCGATAGAATTTATGGAAATATAGGCTTCACGGTTGATGCCAATACCTGGCTTAAACTAACCGGAAAAGTACATGCTGATGTGTATACTTCCGAGTACCAGGATCGCATAGCAGTATATTCACGTTCTCAATCACAGTATCAGGACTACACCCATCATTTTAACGAATTCAATTACGAATTCCTGGCTTCAGCAAAGAAAAACTGGGCGGATTTCTCCCTCTCAGGTAATATTGGAGGAAACATCAGAGATCAAAAGCGCCGCATAAGTGATGGTTTAACTCAGGGAGGACTAATTATCCCGCAATACTACAATCTTAAAAATGCACCTATTGTCTTAAATAACAACAACTTTTTCCACAAACAGGTATACTCATTATATGGCAGCTTCTCCGCCGGATGGAAAGGGCTACTTTACCTGGATGGAACTTTACGCAACGACTGGTCATCGACCCTTCCTGTAGAAAACAATTCATTCATTTACCCATCTCTTACCGGAAGTTTTGTGTTTAGCGAACTTGCAGGTTTAAAAAAACAAGAATGGCTTGATTTTGCCAAAGTACGCTTAGGCTGGGCACAGGTAGGTAATGATACTGAGCCGTACCAACTGTTACCTGTTTTCGAAGCACAGCAAGCATTTAATGGAACAGCTAATTATCGTTTGCCAATTACATTAAATAATCCTTTGTTAAAACCTGAGATCACAAGTTCTGTTGAAACAGGGATAAATGTACAAATGTTTAAAAACCGTTTAGGATTTGATGTAACCTATTACAATAACAACAGTCGCAATCAAATCCTTCCAGTACCTATCTCTGCAGCCTTTGGATATGAAAACAAAGTGCTAAACGCAGGAAAAATAAACAACAAAGGTATAGAGGTTACCTTAAATGGCACACCAATAAAAAGTGGCAATTTTGAATGGAACAGCACGCTTAACTGGTCAAGAAACCGAAATAAGGTGATTTCGCTGGATGAAGGTGTAAACACGTTAGAACTCAGCGGTCTGTTGGTTAGCCTGGTAGCGCAGGAAGGCAAACCTTACGGACAAATTATGGGGAATGATTTTGTGTATGCCCCAGATGGACAACGCGTGGTACAGGCTGATGGTACTTACCTTAAAACCTCACAACAAGTGGCATTAGGAAGTGTACTTCCTAACTATTTGTTTGGTTTCCAAAATACCTTTAATTATAAAAAAATGCGACTGAGCTTCCTTATCGATGGAAGAATGGGTGGAAGTTTCTTCTCTCAGACCTATAAAGTAGGAATGTACGCCGGGATATTAGATAAAACTGCCGCAAACAACATCAGGGAAACCGGCATTGTTGTAGATGGCGTAAAAGCCGATGTTGCGTTCCATCCTGATGGCACGTACACAGTAACCAATACCCGTAAAAACGACACGAACATTTCGGCACTAGCCTGGGCAAGGAATGAATACAACGGACCAACCACTTTTAGTGTGTTCGATGCTTCCTACATTAAATTAAGAGAGCTTACCCTAGGTTACACTTTCGACCTTAAAAAGAACAGTGCCATTCGTTCTCTTGGTCTGACTGCATATGGAAGAAACCTTTGGAACATTTATACCAAGAGTAAATACATTGATCCGGAATTCACTAATAGTGGCGGAAACGTACAAGGTATAGAGGGCGGTAACATTCCCGTTCCTATCACCTATGGTTTAAATGTAAGTGTTAAGTTTTAA